A region of Carassius auratus strain Wakin chromosome 41, ASM336829v1, whole genome shotgun sequence DNA encodes the following proteins:
- the LOC113059773 gene encoding cannabinoid receptor 1-like isoform X2, with protein MQTHSEQNQEVTTPLYLNGSTPSKSTDASLCDSLQCYMVLNITEKAAISSICFIAGPVTFLENILVLLVIASSTTLRRRPSYLFISSLALADTFASCFFTFAFLDFHVYNQRDGPNIYLFKLGGVTMAFTGSVGSLLLTALDRYLCIYKPSNYKVQNQV; from the exons ATGCAGACGCATTCGGAACAAAATCAAGAAGTTACCACACCGCTTTATTTAAACGGAAGTACACCAAGCAAATCAACAG ATGCAAGCTTGTGCGACAGCCTACAGTGTTACATGGTCCTGAACATAACAGAGAAGGCAGCTATTAGCTCAATCTGCTTCATAGCCGGCCCTGTGACATTCCTGGAAAACATTTTGGTCCTTTTGGTCATTGCAAGCTCCACTACTCTGCGCAGACGGCCATCATATCTGTTCATCAGCAGCTTGGCACTGGCCGACACCTTTGCCAGCTGTTTCTTCACCTTCGCTTTTCTAGATTTCCATGTTTATAATCAGAGGGACGGCCCTAATATCTATCTGTTCAAGCTGGGTGGCGTCACAATGGCTTTCACGGGCTCTGTGGGAAGCCTGCTGCTGACAGCGCTGGACCGTTATCTCTGCATCTACAAGCCTTCCAATTACAAG GTGCAAAACCAAGTTTGA
- the LOC113059773 gene encoding cannabinoid receptor 2-like isoform X1 gives MQTHSEQNQEVTTPLYLNGSTPSKSTDASLCDSLQCYMVLNITEKAAISSICFIAGPVTFLENILVLLVIASSTTLRRRPSYLFISSLALADTFASCFFTFAFLDFHVYNQRDGPNIYLFKLGGVTMAFTGSVGSLLLTALDRYLCIYKPSNYKVLLTRTRAKLAIVLLWCVTILISFLPLMGWRCKTKFDPPCSRLYPYVDRHYMAFWTGFQLVVLFTIIVAYVLILWKANRHETAMGGPKSGRQSVKGQARMRMDIQLARTFSLILLILAVCWLPVLCFMMVDVTVTLTKKQQRMFAFCCTLCLVNSCVNPLLYALRCKELRAELFALLACRKACRQPMLGNTSGQRKQNGSGISKKVKDQAVSDSNPDTISESVDKQ, from the exons ATGCAGACGCATTCGGAACAAAATCAAGAAGTTACCACACCGCTTTATTTAAACGGAAGTACACCAAGCAAATCAACAG ATGCAAGCTTGTGCGACAGCCTACAGTGTTACATGGTCCTGAACATAACAGAGAAGGCAGCTATTAGCTCAATCTGCTTCATAGCCGGCCCTGTGACATTCCTGGAAAACATTTTGGTCCTTTTGGTCATTGCAAGCTCCACTACTCTGCGCAGACGGCCATCATATCTGTTCATCAGCAGCTTGGCACTGGCCGACACCTTTGCCAGCTGTTTCTTCACCTTCGCTTTTCTAGATTTCCATGTTTATAATCAGAGGGACGGCCCTAATATCTATCTGTTCAAGCTGGGTGGCGTCACAATGGCTTTCACGGGCTCTGTGGGAAGCCTGCTGCTGACAGCGCTGGACCGTTATCTCTGCATCTACAAGCCTTCCAATTACAAGGTGCTACTCACACGCACTAGAGCCAAGCTGGCTATTGTATTATTATGGTGTGTAACGATTTTAATTTCATTTCTTCCTCTGATGGGTTGGAGGTGCAAAACCAAGTTTGATCCTCCATGCTCTCGTCTCTACCCTTATGTGGATCGTCACTACATGGCCTTCTGGACGGGCTTCCAACTTGTGGTGCTATTCACTATCATAGTGGCTTATGTTCTCATCCTGTGGAAAGCAAATCGTCATGAAACCGCTATGGGTGGACCTAAGTCCGGGAGGCAGAGCGTGAAAGGACAGGCTCGAATGCGAATGGACATTCAGCTTGCACGTACCTTCAGTCTGATTCTCCTTATCCTTGCTGTTTGTTGGCTGCCGGTCCTGTGCTTTATGATGGTGGATGTCACAGTGACccttacaaaaaaacaacaacgaatgTTCGCTTTCTGTTGCACACTTTGCCTGGTCAACTCATGCGTAAACCCGCTTCTATACGCCCTACGCTGCAAAGAACTGAGGGCAGAACTGTTTGCATTGTTAGCATGTCGCAAGGCATGCAGGCAACCTATGTTGGGAAACACTAGTGGCCAAAGAAAGCAAAATGGTTCTGGGATTAGCAAGAAGGTTAAAGATCAGGCTGTTAGTGATAGTAATCCAGATACTATTTCTGAAAGCGTAGACAAGCAGTAA